CACTTAAAAATAGACGCACTAAACTTTTTAATCACAGATTTTATGTAACTTTCAGAAATTAGTAGCCAAATTTTTACAACAATTTTAAATTAGCTTAGCAGCTATAGACTTCATTTAAAAACACTGTTTAGAGCTATAAGATGAATTCATAGAGGTTTTTTATACCAAATAAAAAATATTGGTCGCCACTTCTACATCAGGAACGAATAAAGATGGTTCTCCTAAAGAAACTGAAAACTTATAATATCCTTTTGTTAAATTCGTGCAGTTTACAAAAACTTTGTATTTACCAAAATCAATATTCTCGCACGTTAAGTAAGTACTAGAGTGTATTTTTTCTAAGTTGGGATCGGATTTTACTTTAATTGAGTCTATAATTATTAAGTCATTGTTAGAGTCTAATTTGCTTAAATTTATAACAACATCATCATCATTTAGTAACGCCCCTGTCATTGTAAGTTCAATTGGAATTTGTTCATTTTGCTTATTATAAACATCATTCATTTTTAAGATGCTATCACTATCTGACATATAAAAGGTGAAGAGTAGAATGAATATAACGCTCAGGATTGTTGGTAGAATAACCTTTTTTTGTTGAAAATTATTAATTATTGGTGCTAGTTCTTCCTTGAATGGTTTTGCTATAAAACTAAATACAAGAAAACTAGTTATAATATTTGATATCATTACCAAAGAAAGAGAAATTCTCCAATGTATTGCATTTGGTGTACCAGGTAAAGAAGTAACAATATCTAATATTAGAGGAAGAATGAAACAAACTATACAACTAGCCAATACTAATAAAAAACCCGTAAATATGATGAAGAATCCAGCTAAATATAATTCTGTAGCATAGCTTTCTAAATATTTCACATGTCTATCATTCTTAACTTCTAAGACGACAGCCTTCATAAACAAAGAACAACACATGAACACGAATGTAATCCCTAAAGTAAAGGTTAGCATGGAAATTACATAAAAAAGTTCTAGTTCTACAAAGTTCTCCTGCATGTAAACATAAATTCTAGATAACACTGTTAATGTAAAAATGATTAGTGATATGATAAACTTAAAGCTGCCATCGCTTTTGTCTTTGTTTAAACCTCTTTTATTTGTCGTCGCTCTATCCACAAACAAAAATAAAAGTAGCGGCAATTATATCTTTCTATTTTGTTTTAATGTGACCTCGTATCGTAATGGTTCTTCTGTTTCCATTGTCTAATAGTGGAGTGTTAATTTTGTTTAGTCAAGATGAGAAATATCTCTATGAATGTCTTATGCATTTCTTTTTGATCTTACAAACTCTTTAAAGCATAAATCTGAGTTTCAAAACATTTATTTAAAAACGATCTATGTAATCATTATGTCTGAAGTAAAATATTGTGATAAGCTATTCCACAAGTATAGACCTATTAATAAATATACTGAAAGTCTGTTAAAAAATAACGAACTATTTTTTAATCATCCAGAAAATTTCAACGATCCATTTGACTGCAAACTAGATTGTATTCACAAAGGTACACATGAAAGGTGGGTGGATTTCTTCTGTAAACATAACATGCATCCGGCTCAAGCTAGAAACCTTCTCGCAGAAAACCTAAGAAAAGGAAAAATGAGGCGACAAAGTGATGGGATTCTATTTGACAAAAGAGCCAAATTTCAAGTTGAAGGGAATATTGACGAAGGTGATCTTCTCAGAGCTTGCTGCTTTAGTGATAGAAAAGACAACCTTTTGATGTGGAGTCATTACTCGGAAAACCATGAAGGAATCTGCCTTAATTTTAAGTCGTATTCACTTGGAGATTATTATCTATTGCCGTTAGCTTCAGGTGATGGACTTCCTTTCCATAAAATAGATTACAAAAATGTAAAGCCAAAAGCAGTTAATTTGATGAACCTAGAAAATGAAGAAACTAAACGTATTATTATAGACTTTTACTTAACTAAATTTACTGACTGGCAGTATGAACATGAGTATAGATTATTAGCAACTATATATGATATGAAAGAAAAATCCTTAGTTAACTTCAGTAAGGATGCTTTAGAGGGTATAATTTTTGGTTTGAAAGTAAAACCAGATAAAGCGCAGTGCATAAAAGATATTATAGATGAATATTATGAAGGAATGGACGTAAAACTATACAGAACCGAAAAGGTTGATGGAAGATATGCTATAGATTTTAAAGAGATTAGAAACTTTGATAAGTATATCAATTTGCTTGGTAATGAATAACATTACTGAAATAATAAACACGTCTGGTGACAATGAAAGAAGGTTGGAGGGAAGGTTTTCACCCTCCTAATGATCCATAGATAAGGACCAGTAGGAAGATTAAGCCCGCCCATATGTATAATAATCGTAAATGATTTTGTCACACTGCCATTAATTATTTATATATGCTAATTGTTTAAATTTGGGAAAATGGAAGAAGGTTTTAACACAAATGAGAAAGTTATTTTTGCTATTAGTTTTTTAACAGTATTAGTTGCATTATCTGATTATAAGGACTTTTTAGATCAAATTAAGGTTTCAATATTTTCACACTCTTTTTCAATATTTGATTTATTAACATGTATATCTGTAATCATGTTTTGCTCAGTTTATTTTTCAGCCTTGGACAACTTAAGATGGAGAAGTATTAAACTGGCTCAATCTAAATTGTTGGAAAAATGTAATCCTATTGCTGATTTCCTTTATTTGGTTGCAATAGTAGTACTCCCTATGACTTTTATAGCAGGTTATTTTGTTTCCTTCTTTTTTTACGGTATAATTCATGTCCTATCGTTTTTCTTTCAAGACATCCCTTATTCAGACTTGGCTCCTTTATTTACCTCAATTATATCCCTAGTTACTGTAATATATGCTATAGTTGTTTCATATCAATTGAAGAGCATTAATAATTGTAATAAAGAAATTAGGGATAAGATTCTGGAGACTCGCGGAAGAAATAAAGGTATGTAAGAAAATCATATGTTTTGTCACCATAAGCACGTTTACGATTATTTGTTGAATAAGCTTATAATATTCAATAAAGCCTTAAACCTTCAAAATACTTTATTTTTAATCATTGTTTGGACAGACATAAACCCCTTACCCACATAAAACAAATTCAACCTTGAGGTTATTACGAAGCCCAGAAAGGCAAGAGTCATAAAAAATAAGCAATTCTATCAACGTACACACGTAGATTTATTTTTAGTTCTGTCTTTGAGAGGTTTATATAGGAAGCTGGTGAACATCCTAGAATTAAGTGCTTACAGTTGAAAAGCTGACAAAATAACAGAAATTTCAACTTTAGAACCTCATAGGAAGCTCAAGGCTAAGAAATCTCTTAGAACTTAATTCTTCAGGCTGTTTATTCTGAGGGTTTGTAGGGGCTTAGAATGGCTTGGGATTTCAGTCTGTTACTTCATACAATCATACATATCCATAATTTACGGCGCTGTTTTTATTCAGCTTTAATCAACATTGGGCACTATTGGAATCAATGACATTACAAAACCGAATAATGATATTACCGCAGAGTATCGTTGCAGTAACGTATCTAATTTTGACTGTTTTAGTTCATCTAACCTTTTAGAAAATTCCTGGTATAATTCTTCATTGTTCTTAGAAAACTCATATACTAAAATTTTCATTTCATCCAAGCGTTCCAGTATATCACTATTCAAATCATTTAGCTTATCAGTCTGTATAGAATCCAACCTTTCGATAGATAATGTATTTAAGTTCTCTATCTCATTCAATTTCGCTAATTCATTTTTCATGGCGTCAAGGCTAGTGATAATATTACATGAATTAAGTTTGATTTTGAAAATATCAAAACTTATACAACTTAACTTTTGTTCCAATTTTTCTTCAATTCTATTTAAATGAGTTATCATGTCAAGTTGATAAGAGAATTTACTTAAGATATTAACCATAAGAGGAATTTTGTCTTCCACTAATGGTTCTGCATACATCTTATTAAGCAATTTGCATGCTTCGCCTTTTTGTCCATCAGGAAACTTAAAACAAATTTCCCCCAATATATTCTGCAAACTATTTACTTGTTTTTCAAGCCCAACTGGATCTCTAATCTGTGAAAGAAATTGAGTACATTGATTTAATTCATTTCCCAATTTTTCAAACTGAGTTCCTTTTGTTTGTTCATTGATTATTTCTGTTTTCTTTTGAATCTCTTCAATAAGATCCTTTAGATTTCTATCTAAGATAGGAAACCCTTTCGTCACTGCTGCTGTAGCGTAAGGTGAACTTTTCTCAGTATCCTTCATTAGCTCTGCCGCACGATCACAGTATTTTCTGTAAAAATTAAGCTCACCTTTCTTTGCTTCTAAATCTAGGTTTTCTAGATTCTGAACTTCTTTTAATGCACTTGCAAGATTTTCAACAGCTTCTAAAAGCATCTCCTTGCTTTTTGAGTTGCAAGCGGCTTTTTTTGCTTCTGCGAGGTATTTATCTACCTCTTCCTTTATTTCTTGTTTTTTAAAGATTATTGTATGGAATGAACGATAAAAAGGAAAACAAAATCTAGATGGATTCTTCCATATAGATTCATTTGCCGCTTTTTCATAAAACTCAATTGCCCTTTCCAATTCCTTCTTATAATCTTCTTCTGTTTCTGCTTGGGAAGCATTGAATATTGAAATTCTTCCAAGAGAATGATTTGCATAGGCTATCACAGAACTGTCTCGATCATGTGTAAGTCTACTTAAGTCCTCCCACGTCTTTTGTTTGTCATGTACACTGGAAAAAATAGTACCAAGGACATTGGCGGCTTCACTCCTTACATATTCGTCTTTATCCGAGGTAAGCCAATGAAGGTCATTCCAAGCTTGTTCTTTATCAGGTACATGATAAAAAACAGAACCAATGGAACTGGCGGCATTAAACCTAATCCTCCATTCTTTATCTGATGCAAGTCTATGCAAGTCGTCCCAAGCTTGTTGTTTATCTGGTATATGAGAAAAAACAGAACCGAGAGCAATAACGGACGCAAGCCTAACATCCAAGTCTTTATCTGATGTAAGTCTATGTAGGTCATCCCATGCGTTTTGCTAATCTGGCAGTAACGAGAAGTTTTTTATTATCTGCCATAATGCATTCCTACGTTCTCCTGGATCTTTACTAAGACATTGAGCGTGAACTTTCTCTTGATATATTAGCAACCCAACACCATAATTTTTGATAAAACTTAAAGCTTAAAATGGTTTCTTTTTGTACGTTGTTAACTCGGCTAGTCTTAACTTAGAGATAATAGGAGTTTTATTAGCTTATTATAACCAAATTTGATCAATTAGAAGTATTTAGATTAGCAATGCTAGTTGTCACGTCAATCCCCAAGGTTAAAGGATTCTGAATAGCTGTAACAGACTATATGTGACGTTTTTCTGCAGACGTGACACCAAGGTAAGCCCTTGAAAGTTCAAAACTGTGCCATGGTTAAAACTGAAATAAAAATATCAGGTCTTCGTAATGATTCTTGTTTTGATTTTGGTTATTTTTACTTTAATTTCACACATGCATAGCTTTTATCATATTTTTAATTGTGCATAACGTGGTTTTATTAGAAAACCTTGCTATTTTCATACAAAATGTTAATTTAAGTCTTGTTTTTAGGTTGATATTCACAACAATAGCAAGGTTTAAATATAATCACGTCCTATATTATTATGGGAGTTTCTTATGGTTAGTGGTAACTACAAAACAAAAACTAGCACTAAAATCACGCATGAGCATGTAACTGAAGCTATTAAATATCCTACTCAGGGGTTAAAAAGAGACAGGG
This window of the Methanosarcina mazei S-6 genome carries:
- a CDS encoding HEAT repeat domain-containing protein; the protein is MDVRLASVIALGSVFSHIPDKQQAWDDLHRLASDKEWRIRFNAASSIGSVFYHVPDKEQAWNDLHWLTSDKDEYVRSEAANVLGTIFSSVHDKQKTWEDLSRLTHDRDSSVIAYANHSLGRISIFNASQAETEEDYKKELERAIEFYEKAANESIWKNPSRFCFPFYRSFHTIIFKKQEIKEEVDKYLAEAKKAACNSKSKEMLLEAVENLASALKEVQNLENLDLEAKKGELNFYRKYCDRAAELMKDTEKSSPYATAAVTKGFPILDRNLKDLIEEIQKKTEIINEQTKGTQFEKLGNELNQCTQFLSQIRDPVGLEKQVNSLQNILGEICFKFPDGQKGEACKLLNKMYAEPLVEDKIPLMVNILSKFSYQLDMITHLNRIEEKLEQKLSCISFDIFKIKLNSCNIITSLDAMKNELAKLNEIENLNTLSIERLDSIQTDKLNDLNSDILERLDEMKILVYEFSKNNEELYQEFSKRLDELKQSKLDTLLQRYSAVISLFGFVMSLIPIVPNVD
- a CDS encoding DUF2971 domain-containing protein, with amino-acid sequence MSEVKYCDKLFHKYRPINKYTESLLKNNELFFNHPENFNDPFDCKLDCIHKGTHERWVDFFCKHNMHPAQARNLLAENLRKGKMRRQSDGILFDKRAKFQVEGNIDEGDLLRACCFSDRKDNLLMWSHYSENHEGICLNFKSYSLGDYYLLPLASGDGLPFHKIDYKNVKPKAVNLMNLENEETKRIIIDFYLTKFTDWQYEHEYRLLATIYDMKEKSLVNFSKDALEGIIFGLKVKPDKAQCIKDIIDEYYEGMDVKLYRTEKVDGRYAIDFKEIRNFDKYINLLGNE